In Aureibaculum algae, the following are encoded in one genomic region:
- a CDS encoding response regulator transcription factor, with product MRKAFGLLFLFCTIFVVSQSRIDTITFNKNSPLSNKNKVYNATQYELQKFNAFKIRTSKIVDKKKYLSEIHSFTKDSLQILAVKLISIKELSNKKLLIQDIHQNRAFYITILADLKESEISPNEYFFLENILSKITITEVETKYAYSKWLNIILGISLIGLLIFAYKTNRKETTVLPLSKQETTVKNLILKGKSNKEIAQELFISLSTVKSHISHIYHKLNVSNRDELSLRFKNGTSTST from the coding sequence ATGAGAAAGGCGTTTGGCTTGTTGTTTTTATTTTGTACAATCTTTGTTGTTTCTCAAAGTAGAATTGATACCATTACTTTTAACAAAAATTCGCCTCTATCCAATAAAAATAAAGTCTATAACGCTACACAATATGAATTACAGAAGTTCAATGCTTTTAAAATTAGAACTTCAAAAATAGTAGATAAGAAAAAGTATTTATCTGAAATACATTCGTTTACAAAAGATTCTTTACAAATTTTAGCAGTTAAATTGATCAGTATTAAAGAGCTAAGTAATAAAAAATTACTTATTCAAGATATTCATCAGAATAGAGCGTTTTATATTACTATTTTGGCAGATTTGAAAGAAAGTGAAATCAGTCCAAATGAATATTTTTTTTTAGAAAATATACTTTCAAAAATTACCATTACAGAAGTAGAGACTAAATATGCCTACAGTAAATGGTTAAATATTATTTTAGGAATTTCGTTAATCGGTTTGTTAATTTTTGCCTACAAAACAAATCGTAAAGAAACAACAGTATTACCATTAAGTAAACAAGAAACTACCGTTAAAAACTTAATTCTAAAAGGGAAATCTAATAAGGAAATTGCCCAAGAGTTGTTTATTAGTTTGAGCACGGTGAAATCACATATTTCGCATATATATCATAAACTTAATGTTTCAAATCGGGATGAATTAAGCCTGAGATTTAAAAACGGTACGAGTACTAGTACCTAA
- a CDS encoding deoxynucleoside kinase encodes MHVAIAGNIGAGKTTLTKLLAKHYKWTPHFESVEENPYLDDFYSEMERWSFNLQIYFLNSRFRQILEIHESGKNIIQDRTIYEDAHIFAPNLHAMGLMTNRDFNNYSSLFELMEKLVSPPDLLIYLRGSIQTLVGQIHKRGREYENSISIDYLSRLNERYEAWISTYTKGKLLIVDIDNLNIVDKPEDLGVVIDKIDAQLHGLF; translated from the coding sequence ATGCACGTTGCCATTGCCGGAAATATTGGAGCAGGAAAAACTACCCTAACAAAACTATTAGCAAAACACTATAAATGGACACCTCATTTTGAATCCGTTGAAGAAAATCCGTATTTAGACGATTTTTATTCGGAAATGGAACGATGGTCATTTAACCTTCAAATTTACTTTTTGAATAGTAGATTTCGTCAAATATTAGAAATTCACGAAAGTGGAAAAAATATTATTCAAGACAGAACTATTTATGAAGATGCTCATATTTTTGCACCCAACTTACATGCAATGGGGTTAATGACAAACAGAGATTTTAATAACTACTCTTCGTTATTTGAATTGATGGAAAAATTGGTTTCACCACCAGATTTATTAATTTATTTACGAGGGAGTATCCAGACTTTAGTTGGTCAGATTCATAAACGTGGTAGAGAATATGAAAACTCTATAAGTATTGATTATTTAAGTCGTCTTAATGAACGTTACGAGGCTTGGATATCGACATATACCAAAGGAAAATTACTAATTGTAGATATTGATAATTTAAATATCGTTGATAAACCAGAAGATTTAGGAGTTGTAATTGATAAAATAGATGCACAATTACATGGTTTGTTTTAA
- a CDS encoding SulP family inorganic anion transporter — MNSNNPIPSKGLKGLKENWRNDVSAALSVSLVALPLALGIAVASGVSPMAGVLSAIIGGVVTTFFRGGNLSINGPAAGLIAAILGGLVALDGNINYVLAAIVVSGGIQTMLGFLKMGRFAKLLPSSVLHGILAAIGIIIFAKQIHYALGTTSNAKTIIGTLSDVFHKLPEINPFVFLIALVGILVLFFYKKINTKFIRIIPAPMWVLLLALPIVFGFDFFNEHSISFFGKNYVVGPDLLINIPDNPLDSIMHPDFAMIGTSAFWLTVLSISTIATVITLASARAVDKLDPYKRTTNLNKDMVGVGLSTMVSGALGGLPITTVIVRSTVNVNSNAKTKWSNLYHGIFLILFVLILAPVLRSVPLAALAAILVHTGFKLASPQVFKHAYDQGVEQLLFLSLTLIITLFTDLLYGIVGGILMTLVLHMLLAKVGIVNFFKKIYKSGSKVYKSENGSYDVKLKGIANFLYALKLDKLLEDIPEGSNVSIDMSQTRLVDLTIMENLIEFKRVHDDNGGDVKLIGLDNHVASTSHNRALKIVTGRVKKRITKRQIRLQKVAIRNGWSFEREVDWNTSYLRNFHFFDSRPIEMKSNSLKGLDVENNFKWEIADIVFDEGALDALEVYQTTVQIVRLPVSIPRFIIDKEGLFDKIFNRVKVFSGARGDIDFVKYPGFSGKFQLSGEDEDAIKAFFNDNVIRFLEQNEIHHIESNGEALMIFKYLHIARTDEVQNMLEFSHNLLRHMDLKKIPK; from the coding sequence ATGAATTCTAACAACCCAATCCCCTCAAAGGGACTTAAAGGACTGAAAGAAAATTGGCGTAATGATGTTTCGGCTGCTTTAAGTGTATCGCTAGTTGCGTTGCCTTTGGCTTTGGGGATTGCCGTAGCGTCTGGAGTTTCTCCTATGGCTGGTGTGCTTTCTGCAATTATTGGTGGTGTTGTTACAACATTTTTTCGAGGAGGAAATTTATCTATCAATGGTCCAGCGGCGGGTTTAATTGCTGCCATTTTAGGAGGCCTAGTTGCATTAGATGGTAATATTAATTACGTTTTGGCGGCTATTGTTGTGTCAGGTGGTATTCAAACGATGTTGGGTTTTCTTAAAATGGGCCGCTTTGCAAAGTTATTGCCTTCTTCAGTCTTACATGGTATTCTTGCGGCCATTGGAATCATTATTTTTGCAAAGCAAATTCATTATGCCCTTGGAACGACTTCCAATGCCAAAACAATTATTGGAACCTTGTCTGATGTTTTTCATAAACTCCCAGAAATAAATCCTTTTGTTTTTTTGATAGCTTTAGTTGGTATATTAGTTCTCTTTTTTTATAAAAAAATTAATACCAAATTCATAAGGATAATCCCGGCTCCTATGTGGGTTTTACTATTGGCCCTACCAATAGTGTTTGGATTTGATTTTTTTAATGAGCATAGTATTTCATTTTTCGGAAAGAATTACGTTGTTGGTCCTGATTTATTGATTAATATTCCTGACAATCCCCTCGATAGTATTATGCATCCTGACTTTGCCATGATAGGAACATCTGCTTTTTGGCTTACGGTTTTATCAATTTCAACTATTGCTACTGTAATTACTCTGGCCAGTGCCCGTGCTGTTGATAAATTAGATCCTTATAAAAGAACAACAAACCTTAATAAAGATATGGTAGGTGTGGGATTAAGCACTATGGTTTCTGGAGCTTTAGGTGGGCTTCCTATTACTACAGTAATTGTTCGAAGTACAGTGAACGTAAACAGTAATGCGAAAACAAAATGGTCTAACCTTTATCATGGAATTTTTCTAATTCTTTTTGTGCTTATTTTGGCTCCAGTTTTAAGAAGTGTGCCCCTGGCTGCTTTGGCTGCAATTTTAGTTCATACAGGTTTTAAATTAGCATCTCCTCAGGTATTTAAGCACGCTTATGATCAAGGTGTAGAACAGTTGTTATTCCTATCGTTAACACTTATAATTACATTGTTTACAGATTTACTTTATGGAATTGTAGGAGGTATTTTAATGACACTAGTTTTGCATATGTTATTAGCTAAAGTTGGAATTGTTAACTTCTTTAAAAAGATTTATAAATCAGGCTCAAAAGTATATAAATCTGAAAATGGTTCTTATGATGTTAAATTAAAAGGCATAGCAAATTTTTTATATGCTTTAAAGTTAGATAAACTGTTGGAAGATATCCCTGAAGGATCAAATGTAAGTATTGACATGTCACAAACACGGCTTGTGGATCTTACAATAATGGAAAATTTAATAGAATTTAAACGTGTACATGATGATAATGGTGGAGATGTCAAATTGATTGGATTGGATAATCATGTTGCTTCGACGAGTCATAACCGAGCTTTAAAAATTGTTACAGGTCGTGTCAAAAAACGGATTACTAAACGTCAGATTCGTTTGCAAAAAGTGGCTATTAGAAATGGTTGGTCTTTTGAGCGTGAGGTAGATTGGAATACTTCTTATCTAAGAAATTTTCATTTCTTTGATTCTCGTCCTATTGAAATGAAAAGTAATTCTTTAAAAGGGTTAGACGTGGAAAATAATTTTAAATGGGAAATTGCTGATATTGTATTCGACGAAGGAGCATTAGATGCACTAGAAGTATATCAAACTACGGTACAGATAGTAAGATTGCCTGTTTCGATTCCGAGATTTATTATTGATAAGGAGGGTCTTTTTGATAAAATATTTAATCGGGTAAAAGTATTTTCTGGAGCAAGAGGAGATATTGATTTTGTTAAATATCCAGGTTTTTCCGGTAAATTCCAGTTAAGTGGTGAAGATGAAGATGCAATCAAGGCATTTTTTAATGATAATGTTATTCGTTTTTTAGAGCAAAACGAAATCCATCATATAGAAAGTAACGGTGAAGCTTTGATGATATTTAAATACTTGCATATTGCCCGTACTGATGAAGTACAAAATATGCTTGAATTTTCACACAATTTATTGAGACATATGGACTTGAAAAAAATTCCGAAATAG
- a CDS encoding cation:proton antiporter, translating into MIELAGIIILGILAQWVAWKLKIPAILPLILIGLLVGPIAAEFLSEDGTKWIEPIWNGKEGLFPGESLFYFVSLAISIILFEGGLTLKLNEIKNVGPVITKLITVGSVVTFFGAAIAAYYIFNLSWQISFLFSALIIVTGPTVITPILRNIPLKKDVSAVLKWEGILIDPIGALVAVLVFEFISVEGGGEFTKTALIEFAKIVLFGFTFGFTFAHALNFIINKKWVPHYLLNVLALASVLGVFVLSDAFAHESGLLAVVVMGMVLGNSNSPYLKELLYFKESLSVLLISILFILLSANINFEDLLLIYNWKTALLFAIVVFIIRPIGVFLSTHNSSLKLNEKIFISWVGPRGIVAAGIASLFGLKLAKNGVPGAEYITPLVFMIVLGTVLLNATTARMFAKLIGVFLTKSEGILIVGASKISRLIGHYLESNGRHVVLIDSNQNNINKARDLGLEAINSDVYSDKLADNIELNDVGYLMALTANSEINNYVIDKFKNQFGENGTFRLVSTTEMNDEQSNPKEGLFSHTNDYNSLNEVANNYPSINEIKLESKEHFERLIERTENDEEIVPLFIKNKTGVLEIIPSNNKNVKIVEGASLVYLGKLIKV; encoded by the coding sequence ATGATTGAATTAGCGGGAATTATTATCTTAGGTATCTTAGCTCAATGGGTTGCGTGGAAGTTAAAAATTCCAGCAATCTTACCATTAATTTTAATAGGATTACTTGTTGGACCAATTGCTGCCGAATTTCTATCCGAAGATGGCACAAAATGGATAGAACCTATTTGGAATGGTAAAGAAGGTTTATTTCCTGGAGAAAGTTTGTTTTATTTTGTTTCCTTAGCTATTAGTATCATCTTATTTGAAGGAGGATTAACCTTAAAATTGAATGAAATTAAAAATGTTGGGCCCGTAATTACAAAGTTAATTACGGTTGGTTCTGTAGTTACCTTTTTTGGAGCGGCAATAGCCGCCTATTATATATTTAATTTAAGTTGGCAGATATCATTCTTGTTTTCAGCCTTAATTATTGTCACTGGACCTACAGTTATTACTCCAATTCTTAGGAATATTCCATTAAAAAAAGATGTTTCTGCAGTGCTTAAATGGGAAGGGATCTTAATTGATCCTATTGGAGCGTTAGTAGCGGTTTTGGTTTTTGAATTTATTAGTGTTGAAGGTGGCGGAGAATTTACAAAAACAGCATTAATTGAATTTGCTAAGATTGTACTATTTGGTTTTACTTTTGGTTTTACTTTTGCACATGCATTAAACTTTATAATTAATAAAAAATGGGTGCCTCATTATTTATTAAATGTTTTAGCATTGGCTTCAGTACTTGGTGTTTTTGTACTTTCAGATGCTTTTGCACATGAATCTGGATTGTTAGCTGTTGTTGTAATGGGCATGGTGTTAGGAAATTCTAATTCACCATACTTAAAAGAGTTATTATATTTTAAAGAATCATTAAGCGTACTCTTAATTTCGATATTATTTATATTATTATCAGCCAATATAAACTTTGAAGATCTATTATTAATTTACAATTGGAAAACTGCATTATTATTTGCTATTGTTGTTTTTATAATTCGACCAATTGGTGTCTTTTTAAGTACTCATAATTCAAGTTTAAAATTGAATGAAAAAATATTTATCAGTTGGGTTGGTCCACGTGGTATTGTAGCGGCAGGAATCGCCTCATTATTTGGTTTAAAATTAGCCAAAAATGGTGTGCCTGGTGCTGAATACATTACCCCACTTGTCTTTATGATTGTATTGGGAACCGTTTTATTAAATGCAACCACTGCAAGAATGTTTGCAAAATTAATTGGTGTCTTTCTAACTAAATCTGAAGGGATCTTAATTGTTGGTGCCTCAAAAATATCCCGCTTAATTGGTCATTATTTGGAAAGTAACGGAAGACATGTAGTCTTAATTGATAGTAACCAAAATAATATAAATAAGGCAAGAGATCTTGGTCTGGAGGCTATAAATAGCGATGTTTATTCAGATAAATTAGCAGATAATATTGAATTAAACGATGTTGGTTATTTGATGGCTTTAACAGCGAATTCAGAAATAAACAATTACGTAATCGATAAATTTAAAAATCAATTTGGTGAAAATGGTACATTTAGATTGGTAAGTACAACTGAAATGAATGACGAACAAAGTAATCCTAAAGAGGGTTTGTTTTCACACACTAATGATTATAACTCTTTAAACGAAGTGGCTAATAATTATCCCAGTATTAATGAAATTAAATTAGAATCAAAAGAACATTTTGAGCGTTTAATTGAACGTACTGAAAACGATGAAGAAATTGTACCTCTATTTATTAAAAATAAAACGGGTGTATTAGAAATTATTCCTTCAAATAATAAAAATGTTAAAATTGTGGAAG